In the Lactobacillus paragasseri genome, AATAATTATTCTAATATAAAAATGTAAATTGTATATCAAATCGCAACGTGGATTGTAACTCTTTGAGGCATTACCACAAACGATTTATAGGAGTAAATCTACTTCTATTGTTGTTTGTGATGCTTCAAGGAGTTTTTTTGTGGCTGAGCAAACTAGAAAGGTTAAAAATGTTTAGTTTGTTTAAGAAAAAGGAGAAGACAAATATTGTTGCTCCAATTTCTGGTGAGTTAATTGAATTAGAGAAGGTAAAAGATCCTGTTTTTGCTAAAAAAATGATGGGTGATGGTTTCGCGATTGTACCAAGTGTGCAAAATTCAACTTTTGATGTTTATGCACCAACTGATGCAGAAATTGTGTCACTGCCTTCTACTAAACATGCAGTTGGACTGAGGAATAGAGAAGGACAAGAAATTTTAATTCATATTGGGATTGATACTGTTGATTTAAAAGGAAATGGTTTTACTTCATATGTAAGTCAAGACGATTATGTTCATCAAGGAGAAAAGTTGATTTCAGTTGATGATAATGTGCTTAAGCAGAATAAACTTGATGACACCGTGATGGTAATCCTGGTTAAGGGTTATAAGAAGAACTTGCTTACGGCTTATGGCACCCAAGTAGATCAAGAGACTAACTTAATAGAGTAGAGAGGGATAAAAATGAGGGTTGAAAAGAAAATCAATAATAACGTGGCTGTTTGTACAGCTGGCAACGGTCAAGAATTGATTGAACGAATAAAGAAAAATGAGATTTTCGATTTTTCTTTGAGCTATGATATTCAACATCTATATCCCAAAGAGTACGATGTCGGTTTAAAGGCGTTGCAGTATGTTAAAGAAGATTTAAAGATTATTTTCCCCAAAGCAGAGGCTACTGCAATTGCAATGCATTTTATCAATGCTAGGGAAGTCTCATCTCAAAATATAAGTAAGAGTAATACTGATAATACTTTAAATTTAATTATTGGAACAATAGAAGATCAATTTAATATAAAAATTGATAAGAAGTCATTTGCATTTA is a window encoding:
- a CDS encoding PTS sugar transporter subunit IIA, with translation MFSLFKKKEKTNIVAPISGELIELEKVKDPVFAKKMMGDGFAIVPSVQNSTFDVYAPTDAEIVSLPSTKHAVGLRNREGQEILIHIGIDTVDLKGNGFTSYVSQDDYVHQGEKLISVDDNVLKQNKLDDTVMVILVKGYKKNLLTAYGTQVDQETNLIE
- a CDS encoding PRD domain-containing protein translates to MRVEKKINNNVAVCTAGNGQELIERIKKNEIFDFSLSYDIQHLYPKEYDVGLKALQYVKEDLKIIFPKAEATAIAMHFINAREVSSQNISKSNTDNTLNLIIGTIEDQFNIKIDKKSFAFNRFKIHLQYFLKRIESNKQIHDEISVQLIQDMMENNYQIFKCGKEIVAQLNEKYRTEITDDEMFYLMIYIQRIMRGVKNE